From Aliamphritea hakodatensis:
AAGAAGAGTTCAGGTTCATTTTCTTCAACAACCTGCCCCTGATCCATGAAGATAACCCGGTTCGCAACTTCACGGGCGAAGCCCATTTCATGGGTAACACATAACATGGTCATGCCGTCTTCTGCGAGCTCTACCATGGTATCCAGCACCTCTTTGATCATTTCCGGGTCCAGTGCGGAGGTAGGCTCATCGAAGAGCATTACTTTCGGGCGCATGCAGAGTGCTCTGGCGATGGCTACCCGTTGCTGTTGTCCGCCGGACAGCTGGCCCGGGTATTTACCCGCCTGATCCGGAATTCTGACCTTATTGAGAAAGTGCATGGCTTGCTCTGTGGCGTCTTTTTTTGAAAGCTTCCGGGCATTCATCGGGGCCAGGATACAGTTTTCCAGAATTGTCAGATGGGGAAACAGATTAAAGTTCTGGAAGCACATACCTACTTCTGAGCGAACTTTTTCCAGATCTCTGGCGTTTGAGGTTAAGGGCGTGCCGTTGATAATAATGCTGCCTTGCTGGTGATGTTCAAGTGCATTGATACAGCGAATCATGGTTGATTTACCGGAGCCTGAAGGGCCTGCGATCACAATACGTTCGCCTTCATGAACCGTCAGATTAATATCTTTGAGCACCTGAAAATCGTCGTACCATTTGTTCATTCCGCTGATTTCGATCACCGGTTTATTGCTGACCGACATCTTCACCGGTTGTCTGACGGTTTGCTGGGCGGTATTCATATGTCACCTCCGTTATTAATGGCGGTCAGGGCAGCGGACAGGTCCATGACGGCGTTACCCACTGATTTAAAAAGTGTTATTTCTTCGGAGGAACGGCGGGCTGATGTCGGGTTAGCTGTGAGGCTGTAAAGGTCACCGCAGATATCATTTTGACTGATAGCACCGGAAACCAGCGGGATTTTCAGTTCTCCGGCTTCCTGACAGGCAAACGCGGTATCAATGTAGATCGAACTGCGTTGCAGTGCCTGATCGTCGGCTTCACGCATCGTCGGGGTGAAGGCACCGATCAGATCCAGATGTTGCCCCGGTTGCAGCCATTCGCCTTTGATCAGTGGTTGCTGGGCCAGGGTGGCGGCGGTGATGATATCTGCCCGTGATACAGCGTCTTGCAGGTCATGAACGGCTGTGGCGTTTTTGCCTTGCTGTCGCAGTGAAGCCGCCAGTGCTTCAGCGCCATCCGGGTGATTGTTCCAAATACTGATCTGATCAATTGGGCGAACCGCAGCAAATGCATCAGGTAATTGCTGGGCAACTTTACCGGCCCCCAGAATCAGCAGATGCCGGGCGTCTTTCCGGGCCAGCTTGTCTGCTGCCAGCGCAGAAGCCGCCGCGGTGCGTCGGGCGGTGAGCACTGCGCCGTCCAACAGGGCAACATGAGCGCCGGTGTCACGGCGGAAAATCAGCACGTTACCGGCAATTGCCGGCAGGCTTCGGGCGCTGTTGCCGGGCGTGACGGTGACGATTTTGATGCAGCCGATGTCATTATTCCAGGCGGGCATGAGCAGCAGAGTGCCGTTGGCTTCATGCTGCATTGGCAGGTCGTGGTGGTGTCTGTCCGGTGCCTTCAGGCCGGCTCTGAACTGGGCTGACAGCTGCGCGATCAGGTGCGGATAGGGCAGCAGTTCAGCGGTTTGTTTTGCGTTGAATATTTGCATGTTTAGTTCTCAAATCGCGCTGGAGTAAATTGACGGATTAACTGATGAGTCAGAGGCGTTAACTGCGCCGCCGGTGTATTGAGTAGTTGTGCCGCCGCCAGCTGACCCACTGCCGGTGAGGTCTGAATGCCGTAACCCCCCAGCCCTGCAAGCCAGAAGAAGCCTTCCGTCTGACCGGAATAGCCGATGACCGGCAGGCGGTCTTTCGCAAAGGTACGCAGGCCGGCCCAGCTATGGGCGACATGCTGAATGTCCAGCGTGGAACATTCGCTCAGGTAGTGAGCTGCGTAAGCAATATCCAGTTCTTCCGGCCATGCATCATGGGGGTCTACCGGGGTTTCATCCGCCGGGCTGACCATGAGCTGGCCGGCGTCCGGTTTAAAGTAAAAAACTTCATCGATTTCGTTTACTTCCGGCATGTCATGCAGACTGTAGTCCGGCACTTTTACGCTGATGGCGGTACGGCGATGGGGGATGATTTGCAAAGGATCAGTTGCAAACAGGCTTGCGGTCGCATCGGCCCAGCCTCCGGTAGCATTCACCACTGTTCTGGCCCGGACACTGAAGTCTTCAGCTTCAATGATCCAGTGATCGTTTTCCCACTGTACCTGCCGGATACCGGTATTCTGAAGTACATCAGTACCTGTGCTTTTAGCACCACGGATATAGCCCTGCAGCAAGTTTTCGACTTCAACATCCCAACAGTCCGGATCGTAAAAGGCAGCACTCAGCCATTCTTCATTCAGAAAGGGGACCTTGTCACAGGCGTCAGAAACGCTGAGCAGTTCAACGGGGCTGACGCCTTCAGGTGTATTCGCCTGCTCGTTGGCAAAGATGTTAAGCAGGTGATCATGTTTTTCTGCATTAGCTATCAACAGGTTACCCCGTGGTCGTAACAGCGGGACATCTGAGAACCCTTCCGGTGGACTGTGCATAAAGGTCTCACTCATGCTGGTCAGCAGGCCGACCTTTTCAGAGTGAAAGCGGCGGGTGAATTCTGCCGCTGAGCGCCCGGTAGAGTGGTAGCCCAGTGCGCTTTCCTGCTCCAGCAGCACGACTGAACGTTGGCCGTTTAATGCATACGCGAGAGATGCACCTGCAATGCCCCCGCCGATAATGGCAATGTCGTAAATGTTACTCATGAGAGGTTATCCAGAGGAAAGACCGGGCGACGAAGGTTCGTGTACTGCCGGTTATTGACGTCAGGGCTGCACAAACCACCGGCGTCGGTGACCAGTACATGCGCTGCGATGGGTTCGAAGGCGGCGCGAAAGTGCTGCATGGATTTCACCGCAACGATATTTTTTTCGGTCGGTTCGATCCCCACGCTGCGAAAGATATTCTTATCCAGCATCTGAGTACGCTCCGATACCAACATGATGCTGGCGTTGCCGGAGCGGAAACAGACACTGTCGCCGGTGGTGTTTTCAAGCCCCGTAAACATCGGACCTTCGAACGTAAAACGGCCATTGCTTTTAGCGGTGACTTTACCGGTCAGCTGCAGGGGGCCTCCGCCAACAGCCGGATCTGTCTTGCCGCCGATTTCAAGGGTGACTTCTTCACCGGGCTTCGCTGCCATTAAGGTTTTAACGGCTGCCGGATCGTAGATAGCGCCAATCGCAACGTCGGGTAATCCTGATTTCAGTAATGCTGACAGCAGGGCTGTGCAGTCACTGTAAGCGCCGGAGCCGGGGTTATCGGAGAAGTCAGCGATAATGACCGGGCGGGAAGCGCCGCTGTACTGCTGCGCCTGTGTAATGCAGTCTTCCAGCGGTTGCGGTAAATCCCATTCGTGACGGTATTGCCAGATTTCGTCGCATATTCCCTCAGCGATTTCCTGAGCGATTACAGCTGTGGATAAGAGAGTGTCGTAAGTCACCAGTACTGAAGGGCCTGCGGCGTACACGTCAGCATCCGTGAAGCCTGCATTGACGGCGACATTCAGTATGCCGTGTCTCTGAGTGGCGCATTCCGCGTTTTCAAGCAGACGGCACATCGGGCCGTTTTGGGTGGTGCGTCCGTCATCACAGCCAACCAGCATGGGTGGCCGGGCAAGTGTGATTGCCGGACGGATGTCTCCGTTCAGCGTGCGTTGCAGGAGTTCACAGGCTTCAGTGGCTCTGTCGTACATGTCCACATGTGGATAGGTGCGGTAGGTAACGGCAATATCAGCCAGACCGACCATTTCATCAAAGATGTTGGCATGCAGGTCCAGCGTGATCGCAACAGGAGTCTCCTCTCCCACGACCTGACGCACTTCCTGAAGGAACTGCGTTTCACCGTCCTGATGTGTTTCCGTCACCATCGCGCCATGCAGGGCGATGAAAACACCATCCAGAGTGCCCGCTTCGCGGAGCAACTTCAGTGTGTCAGAGGTGATTTTCTGCCGGGCGGCTTCGCACACAATGCCGCCGGGTTCAGCGTGAGCGGCGACTGTGTATACCGGTGACCAGCCATGTTTCTTTGCGGCATCAATGAAGCCGCCGACTTCAGTATTGGTGTCCTTCAGCGCTGCCGGAATTGCATCTCCGGTGAGGTAATGACCGGCCTGAAAATCGTCCAGGCGGGTGGGCAGCACCGTGAATGTATTGCTCTCGTTGATAAACTCGATAACAGCAATTCGCTTACTCATGATGTTCATCCTGCAGCTGTTTATACGCTGCCCGTGAGCAGATGTATTCGAGCATGAGAGAGGCCCCTAACAGAGCCGTGGTGTCGGCGTTATCGTATGGCGGCGCGACTTCGACGAGATCCATACCTACAAAGTTGATATTTGAGGTATTGCGGATAATCGAAATAATATCGTTAGGGTGCAGACCGTCCACTACAGGGGTGCCGGTACCCGGCGCGTAGGCCGGATCAAGGCTGTCGATATCTATGGTGAGATAGGCCTTACGGTCACCGATGACCGCCTGAATCCGCTCCAGTGCCTTTTTCCAGCCGTGTTCGTGCAGCCAGTCCCGGTAGAGAATTTCGATCGGATCGTCATGTTCATAAAAGGTACGGATACCTAGCTGAATTGAATGCTCAGGGTCGATCAGACCTTCTTCCATCGCGTGGTGCAAAAACGTGCCGTGATCCAGATACCTGCTTGCCTGAGTGTCCCGGTGGGCATCGAAGTGAACCAGTGCCAGCGGACCGTGTTTTTCCGCCAGTGCTTTCAAAACCGTGTAAGTGGTGCAGTGGTCACCGCCCATCATGATCGGACTGGCATCTGCTGCACATACATGACGGGCCATTTCGATGGCGTTACTGAGCATGGTATCGACCTGACCGCGGCGGAAGGTGACGTCAGCACAGTCAACCACGGAGAGAATATCGAACGGGTCAAATCCCCATGGCCAGACTTCCCCCCAGGCTAGCTGGGCTGATGCTTCCCGCAGGGCACTGGGGCCGAAGCGGGAGCCGGGCCGGCCGGAAGTGGTCAGATCGAAGGGAATTCCGTAAATGGCCAGATCCACATCGGTCAGATCCCGTGTTACCCGGCGTCGCATGAATGTACGGATGCCTGAATAGGGCATTTCGACGAAAGTGCCGTCCGGGCCGGTCTGGGTATTGAAAATACCTTCGTCGGAACGGATTAAAGGAGGAGTTAATTTCTTCATGTTAACGGGTACCACTATAAGTTAGCCATTGGTGGCGAATTTCCAGGCGCTTCCAGATTGCTTCAATAGCCAGAACGATAAACAGGTAATTCACTGCAGCGATGTAGAACACCGAGAGATCAAACGTCTCGCTGTACAGATAGCGGGCTTGCCCCATGATGTCCGGCACAGTGATGATGCTGATCAGCGCGGAGGCCTTAAGCAGCAGGACCAGTTCATTGCCCATGGCCGGTAGCATCCGGGCAAAGGCAATTGGCAGTATCAGTTTGCGGAAAATTTGCAGCTTTGAGAGACCCAGGGCAGCTCCGGCTTCCTGAACGCCTTTAGGGACGGCGGCGATACCGCCGCGAAGGATTTCTGCCTGATAGGCGGTGGAGTTGAGGATGAAAGCCAGTAAACCACAGAAATATGCATCCCGGAAAAACCACCACAGGCCCAGTTGTTTCAGCTCTTTGTTGAATTCTCCAAGGCCGTAATACAGCATGAACATCTGCACCAGCAGCGGTGTACCCCGGAACAGATACACATATCCATAGGCAGCCCGGTTGATGGCTGAATGCTGGCTAAGACGTGCCATGCTCAGCGGAATGGCCACGAAAAAGGCGACGATAAAGGCTAATAAGGTCAGCGTCAGGGTATTGGTGATGCCCTGTTGCCAGAGTTCAACGTTTTCAGTGAGGTGCGACAACATCTTAGCGACCTCCGATGTAAGTCTGGCTGGCATTGCGTTCCAACGCTTTCTGCGCGAGTCCGGAGATGAATGCCAGGGAGATATAAATTAATGCGACCACCGAGTAGAAGAAGAAGGGTTCACGGGTGGTGGCGATTGCCATGTTGGTGAAACGCATCAGGTCACTGACAGCGATGATGGAAATCAGTGAAGTGTCCTTCAGCAGGATCAGCCAGAGGTTGCCGAAGGCCGGGATCGCATGACGCCACATTTGCGGCAGCAGTACTTTAAAGAAGGTCACCCGCCGGGACAGGCCCAGTGCCAGTGCAGCTTCAGTCTGCGCGGAGCCAACTGCCTGATAGGCCGAGCGCACCACTTCACTGCCCAGAGCGCTGAACACCAGTGTCAGCGCCACGACACCTGCAACAAAGGCATTCAGTGAGATGGCGGCGTCTTCAACAAAGAAGGAGTACACATAATTGAGCAGGCTCTGCAGCTGGTAATAGATAATCAGCAGCGTCAGCAGCTCCGGTAAGCTGCGGAAAACCGTGGTATAGGTGCGACCCGCCCGGGCGACCAGCGGATTTTTTGACTGCTTTGCCCAGGCAATCAGAAATGACAATACCAGCGCAAAGGGTACTGTGGTCAGTGCCAGGGCCAGTGTAATCAGTAAGCCCTGCAGGAGTTCGTCGCCCCAGCCGGCGTCGCCATAGGACAGTAATGCGATCAGTTCAGCCATAATCGGGTTACCTGTTAGCAATAGGGTCGGCAGCAGCGACCACTGCTGCCGGTATTCAGGGAGGCTTACTGGCTGTTGAACAGTGCTGAAGCGTTTTCAGGGCGGCTGGTGATATCCACGCTGAAATATTTGCTGCGGATCTGGTCGTAGGTGCCGTTTTCGATGATGGCACTCAGGGCGCCGTTCAGGTCATCAAGTAAGGCTGTGTCATTTTTGCGCACCGCGATTCCGGTACCGGCAACGCTATCCGGAATAAAGGCTGGCCCGGTGAACTGGCAGCACTGTCCTTCATCTTTTTCCAGCCAGGCGCTCAGTACAAACTGGCTGGCGAGAACGTAATCGACCCGGCCACTGTTCAGGTCCAGCAGGGAGTCATCCAGTTTCGGATAGAGCTTGATATCGCTGTCCGGGAAGTATTGCTTCAGAATTTCAACTTCACCGGTACCGGATTGTGTTCCGATGATTTTGCCGGCCATAGATTCAGGTGTGACAGGTTCTGTCTGGGTATCTTTAGCTGCGACAAACCGGATACCGTTGAAGTAGTAAGGATCGGTGAAGCTGACGACTTTCTTACGTTTTTCATTGATCGACATGGAGGCGATGATGGCGTCGAATTTTTTCGCATTGAGGGCCGGGATAATGCCGTCCCAGTCAGTTGCAACCCAGTTACACTTCGCCTGTAACTGTTCACAGAGGGCGTTGCCCACATCAATATCCAGCCCCTGAAGCTGGCCGGCACTGTTAAAGAAGTTGAATGGCGGATAATACCCTTCGCTGCCTAAGGTGATGGTTTTATCTGCGGCCTGTACGGCACCTGTGAGGGTTAAAGCTGCTAGCAGTGTTGCAACTTTTTTAAACTGATTACGCATGTTGCTCTCCGGTCATATTTGTTTTTGTTCTGCAGACAGCTTTTCATGGCAACTTGGCTTTATCAATTTTATAGTTAAAATCTCAGGTATTTATAAAATTTATAATACTAGGCATTTCTGCGTGTGAGAGCGGTTAAATGATTGAATTTGCGAGAAAGCTGGACTGGAACCTGCTGCATACCTTTATGGTTGTGGTACATCAAAAAAGTATTACCCGGGCGGCAGATGAGCTATCCCGCAGCCAGCCGGCGGTGAGTCTGGCGATAAAGCGTCTGGAAGACACTGTGGGGTCGGCGTTGCTGATCCGGGAGTCCGCAGGGCTGCGGCCAACTGCTGCCGGTGAAATGCTGTTCAATGAGGCTTGCAGTATCTATGCATCCATTTCACGTCTGCCAGTCATGCTTGAAGATCTGCCACAGCCGGTGACCGGCAAAATCAAAATCACCACCATTGATAATGTGGTGTCTGCAAAGCTGGATCAGAAGCTGGTGGAATTTTTCCGCCGTTATCCTCAGGTGGATCTGGAGATGAATGTGACCACCACTGCTGACATTCTGCACAGTGTTGAGGTGGGCAACTGTACTATTGGCATTTATGACGGAGTGATTCCCCGGCAGATGGTGGCTGCAGAGTTGTGCCGCGAAGTGTTTGCTCTGTTTTGTGGCACAGGGCATCCGCTGTTTGGCCGGGAAGGGCTGGCGCTGGGGGATTTACGGGGCGAGCCTTTCATTGGTTTTACTGCGGATGTACTGGGCGGCGAACATATGACTGAAGTGACTGCGTTAAGGGCGAAGGCATCGATAGGTCAGAATGTCCGGGGTACTTCCAGTAATGTTAAGGAAGTACTACGGATGATTGAGTGCGGTGTCGGCATTGGTTTTCTGCCGTTGCACATTGCCAGAGAGGCGGAGCAAACGGGCAGGATCTGGCGTTTACCGCCCTACGAAGAGT
This genomic window contains:
- a CDS encoding M81 family metallopeptidase translates to MSKRIAVIEFINESNTFTVLPTRLDDFQAGHYLTGDAIPAALKDTNTEVGGFIDAAKKHGWSPVYTVAAHAEPGGIVCEAARQKITSDTLKLLREAGTLDGVFIALHGAMVTETHQDGETQFLQEVRQVVGEETPVAITLDLHANIFDEMVGLADIAVTYRTYPHVDMYDRATEACELLQRTLNGDIRPAITLARPPMLVGCDDGRTTQNGPMCRLLENAECATQRHGILNVAVNAGFTDADVYAAGPSVLVTYDTLLSTAVIAQEIAEGICDEIWQYRHEWDLPQPLEDCITQAQQYSGASRPVIIADFSDNPGSGAYSDCTALLSALLKSGLPDVAIGAIYDPAAVKTLMAAKPGEEVTLEIGGKTDPAVGGGPLQLTGKVTAKSNGRFTFEGPMFTGLENTTGDSVCFRSGNASIMLVSERTQMLDKNIFRSVGIEPTEKNIVAVKSMQHFRAAFEPIAAHVLVTDAGGLCSPDVNNRQYTNLRRPVFPLDNLS
- the speB gene encoding agmatinase, translating into MKKLTPPLIRSDEGIFNTQTGPDGTFVEMPYSGIRTFMRRRVTRDLTDVDLAIYGIPFDLTTSGRPGSRFGPSALREASAQLAWGEVWPWGFDPFDILSVVDCADVTFRRGQVDTMLSNAIEMARHVCAADASPIMMGGDHCTTYTVLKALAEKHGPLALVHFDAHRDTQASRYLDHGTFLHHAMEEGLIDPEHSIQLGIRTFYEHDDPIEILYRDWLHEHGWKKALERIQAVIGDRKAYLTIDIDSLDPAYAPGTGTPVVDGLHPNDIISIIRNTSNINFVGMDLVEVAPPYDNADTTALLGASLMLEYICSRAAYKQLQDEHHE
- a CDS encoding ABC transporter permease yields the protein MLSHLTENVELWQQGITNTLTLTLLAFIVAFFVAIPLSMARLSQHSAINRAAYGYVYLFRGTPLLVQMFMLYYGLGEFNKELKQLGLWWFFRDAYFCGLLAFILNSTAYQAEILRGGIAAVPKGVQEAGAALGLSKLQIFRKLILPIAFARMLPAMGNELVLLLKASALISIITVPDIMGQARYLYSETFDLSVFYIAAVNYLFIVLAIEAIWKRLEIRHQWLTYSGTR
- a CDS encoding ABC transporter permease — its product is MAELIALLSYGDAGWGDELLQGLLITLALALTTVPFALVLSFLIAWAKQSKNPLVARAGRTYTTVFRSLPELLTLLIIYYQLQSLLNYVYSFFVEDAAISLNAFVAGVVALTLVFSALGSEVVRSAYQAVGSAQTEAALALGLSRRVTFFKVLLPQMWRHAIPAFGNLWLILLKDTSLISIIAVSDLMRFTNMAIATTREPFFFYSVVALIYISLAFISGLAQKALERNASQTYIGGR
- a CDS encoding amino acid ABC transporter ATP-binding protein, which codes for MSVSNKPVIEISGMNKWYDDFQVLKDINLTVHEGERIVIAGPSGSGKSTMIRCINALEHHQQGSIIINGTPLTSNARDLEKVRSEVGMCFQNFNLFPHLTILENCILAPMNARKLSKKDATEQAMHFLNKVRIPDQAGKYPGQLSGGQQQRVAIARALCMRPKVMLFDEPTSALDPEMIKEVLDTMVELAEDGMTMLCVTHEMGFAREVANRVIFMDQGQVVEENEPELFFNAPQNPRTQAFLSQILRH
- a CDS encoding transporter substrate-binding domain-containing protein, whose product is MRNQFKKVATLLAALTLTGAVQAADKTITLGSEGYYPPFNFFNSAGQLQGLDIDVGNALCEQLQAKCNWVATDWDGIIPALNAKKFDAIIASMSINEKRKKVVSFTDPYYFNGIRFVAAKDTQTEPVTPESMAGKIIGTQSGTGEVEILKQYFPDSDIKLYPKLDDSLLDLNSGRVDYVLASQFVLSAWLEKDEGQCCQFTGPAFIPDSVAGTGIAVRKNDTALLDDLNGALSAIIENGTYDQIRSKYFSVDITSRPENASALFNSQ
- a CDS encoding ornithine cyclodeaminase family protein translates to MQIFNAKQTAELLPYPHLIAQLSAQFRAGLKAPDRHHHDLPMQHEANGTLLLMPAWNNDIGCIKIVTVTPGNSARSLPAIAGNVLIFRRDTGAHVALLDGAVLTARRTAAASALAADKLARKDARHLLILGAGKVAQQLPDAFAAVRPIDQISIWNNHPDGAEALAASLRQQGKNATAVHDLQDAVSRADIITAATLAQQPLIKGEWLQPGQHLDLIGAFTPTMREADDQALQRSSIYIDTAFACQEAGELKIPLVSGAISQNDICGDLYSLTANPTSARRSSEEITLFKSVGNAVMDLSAALTAINNGGDI
- a CDS encoding LysR family transcriptional regulator → MIEFARKLDWNLLHTFMVVVHQKSITRAADELSRSQPAVSLAIKRLEDTVGSALLIRESAGLRPTAAGEMLFNEACSIYASISRLPVMLEDLPQPVTGKIKITTIDNVVSAKLDQKLVEFFRRYPQVDLEMNVTTTADILHSVEVGNCTIGIYDGVIPRQMVAAELCREVFALFCGTGHPLFGREGLALGDLRGEPFIGFTADVLGGEHMTEVTALRAKASIGQNVRGTSSNVKEVLRMIECGVGIGFLPLHIAREAEQTGRIWRLPPYEELPESAVYYVYNPGTSFSAVERLFIDHLEATAL
- a CDS encoding NAD(P)/FAD-dependent oxidoreductase, which translates into the protein MSNIYDIAIIGGGIAGASLAYALNGQRSVVLLEQESALGYHSTGRSAAEFTRRFHSEKVGLLTSMSETFMHSPPEGFSDVPLLRPRGNLLIANAEKHDHLLNIFANEQANTPEGVSPVELLSVSDACDKVPFLNEEWLSAAFYDPDCWDVEVENLLQGYIRGAKSTGTDVLQNTGIRQVQWENDHWIIEAEDFSVRARTVVNATGGWADATASLFATDPLQIIPHRRTAISVKVPDYSLHDMPEVNEIDEVFYFKPDAGQLMVSPADETPVDPHDAWPEELDIAYAAHYLSECSTLDIQHVAHSWAGLRTFAKDRLPVIGYSGQTEGFFWLAGLGGYGIQTSPAVGQLAAAQLLNTPAAQLTPLTHQLIRQFTPARFEN